A single region of the Methylocystis echinoides genome encodes:
- the argE gene encoding acetylornithine deacetylase — MDDLARAIDMTARLVAFDTESHKSNLPLIDFVEAYLREQGVAFARAPNAAGDKAAIFATIGPSEAGGVVLSGHTDVVPVEGQAWSSDPFTLRRDGARLYGRGAVDMKGFGAVALAMIPEFKKAALRRPIHILLSYDEETTCLGPLDMIARLGVDLPRPNAVIVGEPTSMQVADAHKSVTCLVTRVRGFEIHSANLHRGVSAVHVACRLVTELERIAAELREIGDPSGRFDPPFSTVHVGVIKGGTARNIVAKDCMFEWEFRGLPGADPMFARDRLAASVTELEKTVFADFPQCGVDIDTLVKVPGLAPQPGSSAETLALRLARRNSTIAVPYATEAGHFQQAGVPTVVCGPGRIDQAHQPDEYIEISELAACVDFMRALARELEA, encoded by the coding sequence ATGGACGACCTCGCGCGCGCAATCGACATGACGGCGCGGCTTGTCGCTTTCGACACGGAAAGCCACAAGTCCAACCTTCCCCTCATCGACTTCGTCGAAGCCTATTTGCGCGAGCAGGGCGTCGCCTTCGCCCGCGCGCCCAACGCCGCCGGCGACAAGGCCGCGATCTTCGCGACCATCGGCCCCTCCGAGGCCGGCGGCGTCGTCCTCTCCGGCCATACGGATGTGGTGCCGGTCGAAGGACAGGCGTGGAGTTCCGACCCCTTCACCTTGCGCCGAGACGGCGCGCGCCTCTACGGGCGCGGCGCGGTGGACATGAAGGGCTTCGGCGCGGTCGCGCTGGCGATGATTCCCGAATTCAAGAAGGCCGCGCTTCGACGCCCCATTCACATCCTTCTCAGCTACGACGAAGAGACGACCTGTCTCGGCCCGCTCGACATGATCGCGCGGCTCGGGGTCGATCTGCCGCGCCCCAATGCGGTGATCGTCGGCGAGCCCACTTCGATGCAGGTCGCGGACGCGCACAAGAGCGTCACCTGCCTCGTGACGCGCGTGCGCGGTTTTGAAATTCACTCGGCCAATCTGCATCGCGGCGTCAGCGCCGTGCATGTCGCCTGCCGGCTCGTGACCGAGCTGGAACGGATCGCGGCGGAGCTGCGCGAGATCGGCGACCCCTCCGGCCGCTTCGATCCGCCCTTCTCGACCGTGCATGTCGGCGTCATCAAGGGCGGCACGGCGCGCAATATCGTGGCGAAGGACTGCATGTTCGAATGGGAATTCCGCGGGCTGCCCGGCGCCGATCCCATGTTCGCGCGCGACCGGCTGGCGGCCTCCGTGACGGAACTCGAAAAGACTGTCTTCGCCGACTTCCCGCAATGCGGCGTCGACATCGACACGCTGGTGAAAGTGCCGGGCCTCGCGCCGCAGCCGGGATCGAGCGCCGAGACGCTGGCGCTGCGCCTCGCGCGGCGCAACAGCACCATCGCCGTGCCCTATGCCACGGAAGCCGGACATTTCCAGCAGGCGGGCGTTCCCACCGTCGTCTGCGGCCCGGGACGCATCGATCAGGCGCATCAGCCGGACGAGTATATCGAGATTTCCGAACTCGCGGCCTGCGTCGACTTCATGCGCGCGCTGGCGCGGGAACTCGAGGCCTGA
- a CDS encoding protein kinase domain-containing protein: protein MKGPTLSVGAQTGAAQIHEFLNGLNKDGKLRAKQDSQGNTILYASTKRSNLLSRMTGRAAEKRNAARELINNALAGVESGAHTGAVHEGMRAPTSSAFRDIRNFLRNSSKSALRVKAAAFGLETGKAVAETARSRNQDKTGIPLGKLGDLQADYALAAGHLLNGDDDAAMETLGDAIGRAASGRFTAAEKDALAFSAGVGLRQKISAGLEQALGDAFDKRLPPGPERDSFLRKTAFQATSHVLTDRQIDPNTIRLGGNTFTKVTSEKHPDGKIGTGGYADVYLYQRRKDDGSVEKVAVKFPHHAPDAGEIDRQLDEFGHELLVHKAALSGGSENIVGVKGALRTTDGGIAIALEYAPNGDLAKAIEKLANAVKDNRISPQAAAAVRLTLLQDMAKGVAAMEKQGIINGDAKPPNVLIGEGGVAKIADLGTAQIAESYRPANSAPIDNPQWLAPEVLAAQRNIREIDNFKTPKLAKLKEAASAKILDAVGLAATELLSRPQKKMIDHLLGASLESGKQAVTAGAKGDAWALGVTGLNLLYGRLSPVDKNFNSDIEEEVVTFAGNAANRAISAKGGFATASGFVAEDDLINKLMHPDPNQRWTAQQALDHRAFKAPGVGSQQGRDLIVALMRDDADGMAAAAAHFGPPAKSPNQDRPLPPTPGAVG from the coding sequence ATGAAGGGTCCAACTCTTTCGGTCGGCGCCCAGACCGGGGCCGCCCAGATTCACGAGTTTCTGAACGGTCTCAACAAGGACGGGAAACTCCGGGCAAAGCAGGATTCACAGGGCAATACCATCCTTTACGCCAGCACGAAGCGCTCGAACCTATTGAGCCGGATGACAGGACGCGCGGCGGAAAAGCGTAACGCTGCCAGAGAGTTGATCAACAACGCCCTGGCTGGCGTGGAATCCGGCGCACATACCGGCGCGGTGCATGAGGGAATGCGCGCGCCGACGTCGAGCGCCTTTCGCGACATTCGCAATTTCCTCCGCAACTCGTCGAAGTCAGCCTTGCGGGTCAAGGCCGCGGCCTTCGGCCTCGAGACCGGCAAGGCGGTCGCCGAAACCGCCCGGAGCCGAAATCAGGACAAAACGGGGATTCCGCTCGGCAAGCTGGGCGATTTGCAGGCGGATTATGCGCTGGCCGCCGGTCATCTCCTCAACGGCGACGACGACGCTGCGATGGAGACGCTCGGCGACGCCATCGGCCGCGCCGCGAGCGGTCGCTTCACCGCCGCCGAAAAGGACGCCCTCGCATTTTCGGCCGGAGTGGGGTTGCGGCAGAAGATCAGCGCCGGCCTCGAACAGGCCCTGGGCGACGCATTCGACAAGCGGCTTCCGCCCGGCCCGGAGCGCGACTCCTTCCTGCGCAAGACGGCTTTCCAGGCCACCAGCCATGTGCTCACGGATCGCCAGATCGACCCCAACACCATCCGGCTCGGCGGCAACACGTTCACCAAAGTCACGAGCGAGAAGCACCCTGACGGAAAGATCGGCACGGGCGGCTACGCCGACGTCTATCTTTATCAGCGACGCAAGGACGACGGCTCGGTCGAAAAGGTCGCCGTCAAATTCCCGCACCACGCGCCCGACGCCGGCGAGATCGACCGTCAGCTCGACGAATTCGGCCACGAGCTGCTGGTGCACAAGGCGGCCCTGAGCGGCGGCTCCGAGAATATCGTCGGCGTCAAGGGCGCGCTGCGCACCACCGACGGCGGCATCGCCATCGCGCTTGAATACGCGCCCAACGGCGACCTGGCCAAAGCGATCGAGAAGCTGGCAAACGCCGTGAAGGATAATCGCATCTCGCCGCAGGCCGCCGCCGCGGTGCGGCTAACCCTGCTGCAGGATATGGCGAAGGGCGTCGCGGCGATGGAGAAGCAGGGCATCATCAACGGCGACGCCAAGCCGCCGAACGTGCTGATTGGCGAGGGTGGCGTCGCCAAGATCGCCGATCTGGGCACGGCGCAAATCGCGGAGAGCTACAGGCCCGCGAACTCGGCCCCGATCGACAACCCGCAGTGGCTGGCGCCCGAAGTTCTCGCCGCGCAGCGCAACATCCGGGAGATTGACAATTTCAAAACGCCGAAGCTGGCCAAACTCAAGGAGGCGGCTTCCGCGAAAATTCTCGACGCCGTCGGCCTTGCGGCGACAGAATTACTCAGCCGTCCCCAAAAGAAAATGATCGACCATCTGCTGGGCGCCAGCCTCGAGAGCGGCAAGCAGGCGGTGACCGCGGGCGCCAAAGGCGACGCCTGGGCGCTCGGCGTGACCGGCTTGAACCTGCTCTACGGCAGGCTGTCCCCCGTGGACAAGAACTTCAATAGCGACATCGAGGAGGAAGTTGTGACGTTTGCCGGGAATGCGGCCAATCGCGCAATCTCCGCCAAGGGCGGCTTCGCCACGGCGTCGGGCTTTGTGGCCGAGGACGATCTCATCAACAAGCTGATGCACCCCGACCCCAATCAGCGCTGGACCGCGCAGCAGGCGCTCGACCATCGCGCCTTCAAGGCGCCCGGCGTGGGCTCGCAGCAGGGGCGCGATCTGATCGTGGCGCTCATGCGCGATGACGCCGACGGCATGGCCGCCGCCGCCGCGCATTTTGGTCCGCCTGCCAAAAGCCCAAATCAGGACCGCCCGCTGCCGCCTACCCCGGGCGCGGTCGGCTGA
- the apaG gene encoding Co2+/Mg2+ efflux protein ApaG — translation MYMAITNDIQVTALPDFLPDRSDPDQSRYFWSYTIEIANLGRERVQLISRHWIIIDANGRKEEVRGPGVVGEQPVLEPGETFRYASGCPLTTPSGMMQGSYRMVTDEGASFDVEIPAFSLDSPMSHPTLN, via the coding sequence ATGTATATGGCCATCACCAACGACATCCAGGTCACGGCGCTGCCGGATTTCCTGCCGGACCGCTCCGACCCCGACCAGAGCCGCTATTTCTGGTCCTACACGATCGAGATCGCCAATCTCGGCCGCGAGCGCGTGCAACTCATTTCGCGCCACTGGATCATCATCGACGCCAATGGCCGCAAGGAGGAAGTCCGCGGCCCCGGCGTCGTCGGCGAGCAGCCGGTGCTCGAGCCCGGCGAGACCTTCCGTTACGCCTCCGGCTGTCCGCTGACGACGCCGTCGGGCATGATGCAGGGCAGCTACCGAATGGTGACGGACGAGGGCGCGAGCTTCGATGTCGAAATCCCCGCCTTCTCGCTGGACAGTCCGATGTCCCATCCGACGCTGAACTGA
- a CDS encoding TonB-dependent receptor family protein: MSFRHHLLGAASVQALALLVASSALAQQSLPTIDVGAARGAARPGRATAARTVSTPRVTTPAGSLATSPNPDLAAAPGFSPQKLAMPVYRQPTGQTFTTVRGKDFETMPLVSVRELLQYSPGVSFKQGNGPRDIVVSIRGSSARNGFGVRNIVMLEDGFSVTQPDGLSRTDLTDPHAYAGVDVYRGPSSALFGNFANGGAINFRTRTGAEIDGLEYGAEFGSFGYLNNYTAIGKKVGNVDIAVFASDVRSQGFTLNNYSDTQTVNATARWQVTPDDLITFKFIHNQLYGLLSSRLSLNQYYLNPYQMGCYVSPQTGDNLTIFQNLCGTINVPRNGVNGVGAINQRSTPWLAGLQRNDRRDIIAARWEHDFDANTKWRTQVIYDDKDISQPTSNTAALGDEPAINASTDITKVGSLGNYEARHFAGLYFNRTRYTSWTLNTLPFGNGGTGAVQSVQNAMMQNLGGRGREEVALSKDVTMVLGLSAEMTKIAALQDAYTYYSADQRTGQRFGQLATWTGTPVNKTYWNFGPEASVTWRATPELLTHFRASSGYGTPNPGQLFVNQQGRVGANTDLKTQRNTGLDMGLDWKPYETLLFSLTGFYEWYQNEQLTQSPGAGLLNYTFNAPGSVHRGVETLLDWRPYDGVRLMANYTYNNQIFTEFVEQIGTATKTGYFDRAGYKIPGVAPHNATARASYDVPVGDFKGLGAFVEYNYQSSYYIDNGNVLTIPSFGVVNTNVHFDRDLDIGPLKRFTAYFEVRNIFDRTWVASANNISNSVSLVNGTVVQNGWWALAQNATGSIYAGNPRLFQGGVKFKF; the protein is encoded by the coding sequence ATGTCGTTCCGCCACCATCTCCTTGGCGCGGCCTCCGTGCAGGCGCTTGCGCTCCTCGTCGCCTCTTCGGCCCTTGCCCAGCAATCCCTGCCGACCATCGACGTGGGCGCCGCGCGCGGCGCCGCGCGTCCCGGCCGCGCGACGGCGGCCCGCACGGTTTCTACTCCGCGCGTCACCACGCCTGCCGGCTCGCTCGCAACCTCGCCCAATCCCGACCTCGCCGCCGCGCCCGGCTTCTCCCCGCAGAAGCTGGCCATGCCTGTCTATCGGCAGCCCACCGGCCAGACCTTCACGACCGTGCGCGGCAAGGACTTCGAGACCATGCCGCTCGTCAGCGTGCGCGAGCTTCTGCAATACAGCCCCGGCGTGTCCTTCAAGCAGGGCAACGGCCCGCGCGACATTGTGGTGTCGATTCGCGGCTCCTCTGCGCGCAATGGCTTCGGCGTGCGCAATATCGTGATGCTCGAGGACGGGTTCTCGGTGACGCAGCCCGACGGCCTGTCGCGCACCGATCTCACCGATCCGCACGCCTATGCCGGCGTCGACGTCTATCGCGGCCCGTCCTCGGCGCTGTTCGGCAACTTCGCCAATGGCGGCGCCATCAATTTCCGCACCCGCACCGGCGCGGAGATCGACGGCCTGGAATATGGCGCGGAATTCGGATCCTTCGGCTATCTCAACAACTACACCGCCATCGGCAAGAAGGTCGGCAATGTCGATATCGCCGTTTTCGCCAGCGATGTGCGCAGCCAGGGGTTCACCCTCAATAATTACAGCGACACGCAGACGGTGAACGCGACCGCCAGATGGCAGGTGACCCCCGACGACCTCATCACCTTCAAATTCATCCACAATCAGCTTTACGGCCTGCTCTCGTCACGCCTGTCGCTGAACCAGTACTATCTCAATCCCTATCAGATGGGCTGCTACGTCTCGCCGCAAACCGGCGATAATCTGACGATCTTCCAGAATCTGTGCGGCACGATCAACGTCCCGCGCAATGGCGTCAACGGCGTCGGCGCCATCAATCAGCGTTCGACGCCCTGGCTCGCCGGTCTCCAGCGCAACGACCGCCGCGACATCATCGCCGCGCGCTGGGAACATGACTTCGACGCCAACACCAAGTGGCGCACCCAGGTCATTTATGACGACAAGGACATCTCCCAGCCAACCAGCAATACCGCCGCCCTGGGCGACGAACCGGCAATAAACGCCTCGACCGACATCACCAAGGTGGGATCGCTCGGGAATTATGAGGCCCGCCACTTCGCCGGCCTCTATTTCAACCGCACCCGCTACACGAGCTGGACCCTGAATACGCTGCCCTTCGGCAATGGCGGAACGGGCGCCGTGCAGTCGGTGCAAAACGCCATGATGCAGAACCTTGGCGGGCGCGGCCGCGAAGAGGTGGCGCTCAGCAAGGACGTGACCATGGTCCTCGGCCTCTCGGCGGAGATGACCAAGATCGCGGCGCTCCAGGACGCCTATACCTATTATTCAGCGGATCAGCGGACCGGCCAGAGGTTCGGCCAGCTGGCGACATGGACCGGCACGCCGGTCAACAAGACCTATTGGAATTTTGGCCCGGAAGCCTCGGTCACCTGGCGCGCGACCCCTGAACTGCTGACGCATTTCCGCGCCTCGAGCGGTTATGGCACGCCCAATCCCGGCCAGCTCTTCGTCAATCAGCAGGGCAGGGTCGGCGCCAACACCGATCTGAAGACCCAGCGCAACACCGGCCTCGACATGGGCCTCGACTGGAAGCCGTATGAAACGCTGCTGTTCAGCCTGACCGGCTTTTATGAGTGGTATCAGAACGAGCAGCTCACCCAGTCGCCGGGCGCCGGCCTGCTGAACTACACCTTCAACGCGCCGGGCTCCGTGCATCGCGGCGTCGAGACGCTGCTCGATTGGCGGCCCTATGACGGCGTCCGCCTGATGGCGAATTATACCTACAATAATCAGATCTTTACGGAGTTCGTGGAACAGATCGGGACGGCCACCAAAACGGGCTATTTCGACCGCGCCGGCTACAAAATCCCAGGCGTCGCGCCGCATAACGCCACCGCGCGCGCCTCTTATGACGTTCCCGTCGGCGACTTCAAGGGCCTGGGCGCCTTCGTCGAATACAACTACCAGAGCTCCTACTATATCGATAACGGCAATGTGCTGACGATCCCGAGCTTCGGCGTCGTCAACACCAATGTCCACTTCGATCGTGATCTCGACATTGGCCCGCTGAAGCGTTTCACCGCCTATTTCGAAGTGCGCAACATCTTCGACCGGACGTGGGTCGCCTCCGCCAACAACATCAGCAATTCGGTCTCGCTCGTGAACGGAACCGTGGTGCAGAACGGCTGGTGGGCGCTGGCGCAGAACGCCACGGGCTCGATCTATGCCGGCAACCCGCGCCTTTTCCAGGGCGGCGTGAAGTTCAAATTCTGA
- the yajC gene encoding preprotein translocase subunit YajC, whose translation MNLITDAMAQTAEQPAATAPAPAAPSIPAPPSAPATQTGTAASGAPQDAAAQPPALSDLFAQLVPVFVVMGIVYILVIRPRARREKAELEALRNVRRGDVVATTGGIVGKVTKAINDVEVELEIAPNTRIHLLRAAIAEVRSRGEPVKETPVAPATKPANESKAPSKKPTSGAKS comes from the coding sequence ATGAACCTGATCACGGACGCCATGGCGCAAACCGCCGAACAGCCGGCCGCGACGGCCCCCGCGCCCGCCGCTCCCTCGATTCCCGCGCCGCCCAGCGCGCCCGCGACCCAGACCGGAACCGCTGCGAGCGGCGCCCCGCAGGACGCGGCCGCCCAGCCGCCGGCGCTCTCGGACCTCTTCGCCCAGCTCGTCCCCGTCTTCGTGGTGATGGGCATTGTCTATATCCTCGTGATCCGCCCCCGCGCCCGCCGCGAGAAGGCGGAACTGGAAGCCCTCCGCAACGTGCGCCGCGGCGACGTGGTCGCCACCACCGGCGGCATCGTCGGCAAGGTCACCAAGGCGATCAACGACGTCGAGGTGGAGCTGGAGATCGCCCCCAACACGCGCATCCATCTGCTGCGCGCGGCCATCGCGGAAGTGCGCTCGCGCGGCGAGCCCGTAAAGGAGACGCCGGTGGCCCCCGCGACGAAGCCCGCCAATGAATCCAAGGCGCCTTCGAAGAAGCCGACCTCCGGCGCCAAATCCTGA
- a CDS encoding O-succinylhomoserine sulfhydrylase — protein MSKDAPRKLRPATQLVHGGTTRSGFGEMSEALFLTQSFDYPTMEAAEARFKGDDPGFIYSRFSNPTVAMFENRMVMLEGAEAARATASGMAAVTASLLAQVKAGDHIVAARALFGSCLYVVEDLLPRLGVASTLVDGADLSQWKAAIRPETKLFFLESPTNPGLEVYDLKAIADLAHNAGARLVVDNVFATPLLQKPMPLGADVVVYSATKHIDGQGRCLGGIILSSQAIIEESIHNFLRQTGPAMSPFNAWVMLKGLETLPLRVNQQTASAARIADFLAEQKGVTKVLYPFRKDHPQAELARRQMTGGGTLVSFILGSKEAAFKFANALQIVRISNNLGDAKSLITHPATTTHQRLTPEARATLGITDGMLRLSVGLEDVEDLLEDLAEGLAAAR, from the coding sequence ATGTCCAAAGACGCCCCGCGCAAGCTCAGGCCCGCGACGCAGCTCGTCCATGGCGGCACGACGCGCTCGGGCTTCGGGGAAATGTCCGAGGCGCTCTTCCTCACCCAGAGCTTCGACTATCCGACGATGGAGGCGGCGGAGGCCCGCTTCAAGGGCGACGATCCCGGCTTCATCTATTCGCGCTTCTCCAACCCGACCGTGGCCATGTTCGAGAATCGCATGGTGATGCTCGAAGGAGCCGAGGCGGCCCGCGCCACGGCCAGCGGCATGGCCGCCGTCACCGCCTCGCTGCTGGCGCAGGTGAAGGCGGGCGACCATATCGTCGCCGCCCGCGCGCTGTTCGGCTCCTGCCTCTATGTGGTGGAAGACCTGCTGCCGCGCCTCGGCGTCGCCTCGACGCTGGTCGACGGCGCCGACCTGTCGCAGTGGAAGGCCGCCATCCGGCCGGAAACGAAGCTGTTTTTCCTCGAAAGCCCGACCAATCCGGGACTCGAGGTCTATGACCTGAAAGCCATTGCCGACCTCGCCCATAACGCCGGCGCCCGGTTGGTGGTGGACAATGTCTTCGCCACGCCGCTGCTGCAAAAGCCGATGCCGCTGGGCGCGGACGTCGTCGTCTATTCCGCGACGAAGCACATTGACGGACAGGGCCGCTGTCTGGGCGGAATCATCCTGTCCTCGCAGGCGATCATCGAAGAAAGCATCCATAATTTCCTGCGCCAGACCGGCCCGGCGATGTCGCCCTTCAACGCCTGGGTGATGCTGAAAGGACTGGAGACCCTGCCCCTGCGCGTCAACCAGCAGACCGCCAGCGCCGCGCGCATCGCGGATTTTCTCGCCGAGCAGAAGGGCGTGACCAAGGTTCTCTACCCCTTCCGCAAGGATCACCCGCAGGCCGAGCTGGCGCGCCGCCAGATGACCGGCGGCGGCACGCTGGTGAGTTTCATTCTGGGGAGCAAGGAAGCGGCCTTCAAATTCGCCAATGCGCTTCAGATCGTCCGGATTTCCAACAATCTCGGCGACGCGAAGAGCCTCATCACCCATCCGGCGACGACGACCCATCAGCGGCTCACGCCCGAGGCGCGCGCCACGCTCGGCATTACCGACGGCATGCTGCGCCTGTCGGTGGGGCTGGAAGATGTGGAGGATCTGCTCGAGGATCTGGCCGAGGGGCTCGCCGCCGCCCGGTAA
- a CDS encoding DUF2946 family protein → MSRRWLTALLFVLAMTFQVVAPVANGVAAAHGLDGLVSGEMCLKAAQADHGPQKPGQGRHHHHHHDCALCQGYWDGAAPVAPRATAVAAPNAQWMRLRWVVAHSAPTASLRQVAHQPRAPPFSA, encoded by the coding sequence ATGTCCCGCCGCTGGCTGACAGCTCTGCTCTTCGTGCTGGCGATGACCTTTCAGGTCGTCGCGCCGGTTGCGAATGGCGTCGCGGCTGCGCATGGTCTCGACGGGCTCGTTTCCGGCGAGATGTGCCTGAAGGCGGCGCAGGCCGACCATGGGCCGCAGAAACCGGGACAGGGGCGTCATCACCATCATCACCACGATTGCGCGCTGTGCCAGGGTTACTGGGACGGCGCCGCGCCTGTCGCGCCCCGTGCGACGGCGGTCGCTGCGCCCAACGCGCAATGGATGCGCCTGCGCTGGGTCGTCGCGCATTCCGCGCCGACGGCGAGCCTGCGCCAGGTCGCGCATCAGCCCCGCGCGCCGCCCTTCTCCGCCTGA
- the secD gene encoding protein translocase subunit SecD, whose amino-acid sequence MLRFSTWKFLAIVAMTLAAVLVVAPSMLSPSNYQALASRLPSWLTPPTIVLGLDLQGGSHVMLEVDQADLISTQVKNLRDDVRRILREEKVAMTGGIGATARGVQLRVPDAADREKILPKLRLLRNSFSSNVGGQTPLEVEATPEGVIRITVTDVGVRDKSRKAVEQSIEVIRRRVDALGTREPSIQRQGDDRVLVQVPGLQDPQTLKEILGQTAKLEFRLVAEPGQNPSETEELEQVDEQGKLPIEKQVMVQGEDLTDAQPGFDQRGGEPVVNFRFNIRGAQKFGDVTSKNVGRLFAIVLDNKVISAPRILTPITGGSGQISGRFTVEQANNLAILLRAGALPAKLNIVEERTVGPGLGQDSIDAGKRAAYVGAGLVVVYMLMTYGVFGVFANLALFVHIAFIFAGLVLLGSTLTLPGIAGIVLTIGMAVDSNVLIYERIREENHAGRSILASLDAGFNRAFATIVDSNVTMFVAAAILYFLGTGPVRGFAVSLALGILTTIVTAVTMTRMMIAVWYHYARPTKLPI is encoded by the coding sequence ATGCTGCGATTCTCGACCTGGAAATTCCTTGCCATTGTGGCGATGACTCTCGCCGCCGTCCTGGTGGTGGCGCCGAGCATGTTGTCGCCCTCGAATTATCAGGCGCTCGCCTCGCGGCTGCCGTCCTGGCTGACGCCGCCGACCATCGTGCTCGGTCTCGACCTGCAGGGCGGCTCGCATGTCATGCTCGAAGTCGATCAGGCCGATCTGATCTCGACACAGGTGAAAAACCTGCGCGATGACGTTCGCCGCATTCTTCGTGAGGAGAAGGTGGCGATGACGGGCGGCATCGGCGCGACGGCGCGCGGCGTGCAGCTGCGCGTCCCGGACGCGGCGGATCGTGAAAAGATCCTGCCCAAGCTGCGCCTGCTGCGCAACAGCTTCAGCTCCAACGTCGGCGGCCAGACGCCGCTCGAAGTGGAAGCGACGCCGGAAGGCGTGATCCGCATCACCGTCACCGACGTCGGCGTTCGCGACAAGTCGCGCAAGGCCGTCGAACAGTCGATCGAGGTCATCCGCCGCCGCGTCGACGCGCTCGGCACGCGCGAACCCTCGATCCAGCGTCAGGGCGACGATCGCGTGCTGGTGCAGGTGCCGGGTCTGCAAGACCCGCAGACGCTGAAGGAAATCCTCGGCCAGACCGCGAAACTCGAATTCCGCCTCGTCGCGGAGCCGGGCCAGAACCCCTCGGAGACCGAGGAGCTGGAGCAGGTCGACGAGCAGGGCAAGCTGCCGATCGAGAAGCAGGTCATGGTTCAGGGCGAGGATCTCACCGACGCCCAGCCCGGCTTCGACCAGCGCGGCGGCGAACCGGTGGTGAATTTCCGCTTCAATATCCGCGGCGCCCAGAAATTCGGCGACGTCACCTCGAAGAACGTCGGCCGTCTCTTCGCCATCGTGCTCGACAACAAGGTGATTTCGGCGCCGCGCATCCTGACGCCGATCACCGGCGGCTCGGGCCAGATTTCCGGCCGCTTCACCGTGGAGCAGGCCAATAATCTGGCGATCCTGCTGCGCGCCGGCGCCCTGCCCGCCAAGCTCAACATCGTAGAAGAGCGCACCGTCGGCCCCGGCCTCGGTCAGGACTCGATCGACGCCGGCAAGCGCGCGGCCTATGTCGGCGCCGGGCTGGTCGTAGTCTACATGCTGATGACCTATGGCGTCTTCGGCGTCTTCGCCAATCTGGCGCTGTTCGTCCACATCGCCTTCATCTTCGCGGGCCTCGTGCTGCTCGGCTCGACGCTGACGCTGCCCGGCATCGCCGGCATCGTGCTCACCATCGGCATGGCGGTCGACTCCAACGTGCTGATCTACGAGCGTATCCGCGAGGAAAATCACGCCGGCCGGTCGATCCTCGCGTCGCTGGACGCGGGCTTCAACCGCGCCTTCGCGACGATCGTCGACTCCAACGTCACCATGTTCGTCGCCGCAGCGATCCTCTACTTCCTGGGCACCGGCCCGGTGCGCGGCTTCGCCGTGTCGCTGGCGCTGGGCATTCTCACCACCATCGTCACCGCCGTGACCATGACCCGCATGATGATCGCGGTCTGGTATCACTATGCGCGTCCGACCAAGCTGCCGATCTAA
- a CDS encoding DUF2946 family protein, with protein MRKSSLRALLLAIVMAVQAIAGGLGAAHAAPGAAGAAWALCASADKSHLDQLQAGKATDDGQGKRHEHCDACCLSGVSGAALVPKAAAAPASTRHSHRVGFPLRDTRIPPAGLAYRQFARGPPVDAGRL; from the coding sequence ATGCGTAAATCGTCGCTTCGCGCCCTGCTGCTCGCGATCGTGATGGCCGTTCAGGCCATCGCGGGCGGCCTCGGCGCGGCCCATGCGGCGCCGGGAGCCGCAGGCGCGGCATGGGCGCTTTGCGCCAGCGCCGACAAGTCCCACCTCGATCAGCTCCAAGCCGGCAAGGCGACAGACGATGGCCAGGGCAAGCGTCACGAACATTGTGACGCCTGCTGCCTCTCCGGCGTCTCGGGCGCGGCGCTCGTTCCTAAAGCGGCCGCTGCGCCGGCTTCGACGCGCCACAGTCATCGCGTCGGCTTTCCGCTGCGCGACACGCGCATTCCTCCTGCAGGGCTGGCCTATCGGCAATTTGCGCGCGGCCCGCCTGTGGACGCCGGCCGCCTCTAA